One Maniola hyperantus chromosome Z, iAphHyp1.2, whole genome shotgun sequence DNA window includes the following coding sequences:
- the zld gene encoding transcription factor Zelda, translated as MANNNAVSSTLPSRDYHCKVCDLYLDTVDSLEVHLQYHKENLYVKWGTQNAQNDSENNNSAKVKNETTVSAPADSSDNMITKPSPDFQHRATPETTVQFPHPATPQSYHSAPSPYQNPDQTNFSPGAQFGNNFPHSNFPQNQHQDQINWEQSQYSQDYHKSNRFHPYNIQERVSQVSSSSPLYGQPLNQPTPSPSPNQCDKCGFVCDSAVQLNEHCNSAHAGGSAPPASSSMPFQQYTGKSFNNSGYQNDNIKIKEEHEESSDILDLDSQKVVYQGNEGEQQPTTYEDTSSQVREVNTRTVPMMPWETQKMYSNPQINGDVSLFKDQKMFTEQKVYPTEGKMFHPDQKFGYTQEKFLVHHEQKLFMHVEQKVYPGVQMPPLTDYAGTVASSNAEMKPPYRPYDSPTAPQITSTQPANSTSSNLPSIGGKGANWKSNEARRPKTYNCTACNKWFTSSGHLKRHYNTTLHKNAVRSSGQPDPASMPISSHHHPSREPLQRGAQQQNTDSNTQSPIPSDDSRSVDESVMHSPYASQSFERSHRVAAMQSKSYTHLQQGNLDNNFSTNHLANHPLQHQVGSHPINIGNQPPGIGIQNDSPQGSKSTSISTGANPPNGEAGPSVSQNHHMRGLLSVSTSNISAPALTQSTPALTAHTLPPFSHLGVNPYSPRSTDPLGPSVPDPTHTPLYLGQNFQQTIAPSYPNGMAPHVMDMAINNLPIANPATFGESTPEEVEVMEQETNQPANGRLPSFSQLQTQSFSVYVSNYITSPNVGGQIVADESTAGYIIVDPVHSPIQYNSIDIGGQTIDYEYNYSPKTIKSENILNYNQDNVKIYPYGYAVGGKTIKREVDVLRTDSSELQILKIEDIMDYANKENYGAQMKSPASPESAKAENESHGSPSISSTVQSTPLTERNQLKKIVSVTVHKCFECDKLFNKACYLTQHNKTFHSGAKPFKCDRCGKRFSDDVSYEGHYLKHADNKPFKCSECPKSFNHKTDLRRHMCLHSGCKPFACDHCGKGFIRKDHMVKHFDTHMKKNLRSSSSSVSSSSPSSST; from the coding sequence ATGGCTAACAACAACGCCGTGTCGTCGACATTGCCGTCGAGAGATTATCATTGTAAAGTCTGCGATCTGTATCTAGACACTGTGGATTCTTTGGAAGTGCATTTACAATATCACAAGGAGAACCTGTACGTGAAGTGGGGTACGCAGAATGCGCAAAATGattctgaaaataataatagcgCAAAAGTGAAGAACGAGACAACAGTGTCGGCTCCGGCTGATTCGAGTGACAACATGATCACTAAGCCCAGCCCGGACTTCCAGCACCGGGCGACGCCGGAGACCACGGTGCAGTTCCCGCACCCGGCGACTCCTCAGAGCTACCACAGTGCACCTTCGCCGTATCAAAACCCAGATCAAACCAATTTCTCTCCTGGAGCACAGTTTGGTAACAATTTTCCTCATTCTAATTTTCCACAAAATCAACATCAAGATCAGATTAATTGGGAGCAATCCCAATACAGCCAGGATTATCATAAATCAAATCGCTTCCATCCATATAATATACAAGAACGTGTGTCGCAAGTATCATCATCGAGTCCATTGTACGGCCAGCCGTTAAATCAGCCGACTCCATCACCTTCACCAAACCAATGCGACAAATGTGGCTTTGTATGCGATTCAGCGGTCCAGCTCAACGAGCATTGTAACTCAGCTCATGCAGGCGGCAGTGCTCCACCCGCTTCCTCATCGATGCCATTTCAACAATATACAGGCAAATCATTTAACAATTCTGGTTATCaaaatgataatataaaaattaaagaagagCACGAAGAGTCATCTGATATATTAGACTTAGATTCGCAAAAGGTAGTGTACCAAGGCAATGAAGGTGAACAACAGCCTACCACCTATGAAGACACGTCATCTCAAGTTCGAGAAGTAAACACCAGAACTGTTCCAATGATGCCATGGGAAACTCAAAAAATGTATAGCAATCCTCAAATAAATGGAGATGTATCTTTGTTTAAAGATCAAAAAATGTTCACGGAACAAAAAGTATATCCAACAGAGGGGAAAATGTTTCATCCTGATCAAAAATTTGGATACACTCAAGAAAAGTTCTTAGTACATCATGAACAAAAACTGTTTATGCATGTAGAACAAAAAGTATACCCTGGTGTACAGATGCCACCCTTAACAGATTATGCTGGGACAGTCGCTTCAAGTAATGCCGAAATGAAACCGCCTTATCGCCCTTATGATTCCCCAACTGCACCTCAAATAACGAGCACACAGCCTGCAAACTCAACATCATCAAACCTTCCATCTATTGGAGGCAAGGGAGCTAACTGGAAGTCTAACGAAGCAAGAAGGCCAAAAACATACAACTGCACTGCATGTAACAAATGGTTTACAAGTTCCGGACATTTGAAAAGGCATTATAATACAACACTACATAAGAACGCAGTAAGATCTTCAGGACAACCAGATCCAGCTTCGATGCCAATTTCAAGTCACCACCATCCAAGTCGTGAACCGTTGCAAAGAGGTGCTCAGCAGCAAAACACCGACTCGAACACTCAAAGCCCCATCCCGTCTGACGACAGCCGAAGCGTGGACGAGAGTGTCATGCACTCGCCCTACGCGTCGCAAAGCTTCGAGCGCTCGCATCGTGTTGCCGCAATGCAGTCCAAGTCATATACACATCTTCAACAGGGtaatttagataataatttcaGTACTAATCATTTAGCTAATCACCCTTTACAGCATCAAGTCGGTTCCCATCCAATTAATATAGGTAATCAACCTCCGGGTATAGGAATTCAAAACGACAGTCCTCAAGGTTCTAAATCTACTTCAATATCAACCGGTGCGAATCCCCCAAACGGGGAAGCAGGTCCCTCTGTTTCTCAAAATCACCATATGAGGGGCCTGCTATCAGTATCAACCAGCAATATTTCAGCACCAGCTCTAACCCAGAGTACGCCGGCACTTACGGCGCACACGCTCCCGCCATTCAGCCATTTGGGTGTCAACCCGTACAGTCCGAGGTCTACGGATCCTTTGGGGCCTTCGGTTCCGGACCCCACGCACACCCCATTATATTTGGGTCAGAATTTTCAACAGACTATAGCACCGAGTTACCCAAACGGGATGGCCCCCCACGTTATGGATATGGCTATCAACAATCTGCCTATAGCCAATCCGGCTACTTTTGGTGAATCCACACCTGAAGAAGTCGAAGTTATGGAACAAGAAACGAATCAGCCTGCTAATGGACGTTTGCCGAGCTTTTCGCAACTCCAGACGCAGAGCTTCAGCGTTTATGTTTCTAACTATATTACATCGCCTAACGTGGGGGGTCAAATTGTTGCCGACGAATCTACCGCCGGTTACATAATTGTGGATCCTGTTCATTCTCCTATCCAGTATAATAGTATTGATATCGGTGGACAAACAATAGATTATGAATACAATTATTCGCCTAAAACCATTAAATCAGAAAACATCCTTAACTATAATCAGGATAATGTCAAAATTTATCCATATGGGTACGCTGTTGGAGGTAAAACTATAAAACGAGAAGTTGACGTATTACGGACTGACTCAAGCGAGCTTCAAATTTTAAAGATAGAGGATATTATGGATTATGCGAACAAAGAAAACTATGGAGCTCAGATGAAGTCTCCAGCGAGTCCAGAAAGCGCTAAAGCTGAAAATGAGAGCCATGGGTCACCTTCTATTTCATCCACAGTTCAAAGCACGCCGCTAACTGAAAGAAATCAGCTTAAAAAGATCGTGTCAGTTACTGTGCATAAATGTTTCGAATGTGATAAGTTATTTAACAAAGCTTGTTATCTTACTCAGCATAACAAAACTTTCCATTCGGGTGCTAAGCCCTTTAAGTGTGATCGATGTGGTAAGCGTTTTTCCGATGATGTTTCGTACGAGGGTCACTATTTAAAACATGCAGACAATAAACCGTTTAAATGTAGCGAGTGCCCTAAGTCTTTTAATCACAAAACAGATTTACGCCGGCACATGTGCTTACACTCTGGATGCAAACCATTTGCATGCGATCACTGTGGCAAAGGATTTATAAGGAAAGATCACATGGTAAAGCATTTTGATACCCATATGAAAAAAAACTTGCGTTCGTCATCTTCTTCGGTTTCCTCTTCATCACCCTCTTCTTCTACATAA